The following nucleotide sequence is from Megalops cyprinoides isolate fMegCyp1 chromosome 19, fMegCyp1.pri, whole genome shotgun sequence.
tgtatttgatATGGTACAATTGCAACAGTGTACAAGGCCatcgtttagcagatgctcttgtccagagcaaatTAGAGCAAGTACATAGTGCATCTGATACAGTCACAGGAACAATGGTACACAGTGATCAAAGCAGACCATATCTAAACATTTGCCAGTTCCCAACACACTGTTGTGAAAGTTTATGTTGCAATTTACTATGCTACAATACCACAGAAGCTACAGTGCTATAATAAACTTGTAATGGCAATTACTACAGGCTGCACCTTTCAGGTAAACATTTACAATACTtacacattttgtcatttcgGAGAACTACATAAATAAGAGAAGGTGAGGTATGGTGGCTTAGGGGAGCCGAGGTGCAGTCTgatcaaatgatcaaaaaacACTCCCCGCTAAGTTCCGCGTAGCATTATTTCAAAAGCGGCGCTCCGATCCGTCAGCTTAAACCCTACGTCTGGGCCGAGAGGCACAGGGATGAGGAGGAGCCCGAGTTGCACTCACCGTTGGTGGAGATGCAGACAGCCTTGTCTCTCTGCAGGGACTCCTCCCCGCTCTCGCACCCCACGCACACGCCCAGGCTGTCCCGCTTGTCCATCTGGCCAGCCGCCATTATCCTGGATGTTGCACAAACACCGGGATCTTCATTCACGTAGCACCTCTGAaccctcacacagcacagctactACAACACGTCTAAGCCTTCACACAGTACAGATGCTGCGATATCTTCGAACCTTCACACAGTACAGCTACTGCATCATCGCCTATTTCGACCAGTTCAACCacaacatctttttttaaatcagcaatTTAAATCCTCACACGGTTCACTTCAAATCAACAGATCAGCTGGGACAGAGACTATACGTTTGAAGATAAAACAAGGTCAGGTGATGAGTgctgtttaagtttttttttttttttttttttggttgcagcCTCTGAATAAAGCATTTATAACCTGGGTGAGTCTTAAAGTGAGGGGAGGGGCCATACCGGGGAAAAAGGGGGGTTGGGGTTATCGACCAGGGGATATACTGACTTGTAGGTGAGGGTCTGTCCGCAGAAGTAGGTGGCGGCGTTGGAGTAGAGGACTCCGGCACGGGAGGGGGACGAGTCGCTGCGCATGGCGATGTTCCTGCGGCTGCTGAGGATGTAGCCCTCGCTGCCCGGACGCCACTCTgcgcagagagggagggagagacagactaATAATGACTATGCGCCtttacacactcactcacacacagacagacagacagcaccatTACACAAGGATATACACACGTACTGTTAAAATCATACAGAGACcgcactgttacacacacaacacacacacacatacacagaccacactgttacacacacacacacacgcacgcacacacacacacacacacacacacacacagggggacACAGTGTAAGAACTGTGCCTTTTCCCTAATCTTTATCTTACCTGGATGGCTTCGCTGCATTCTTTTTATGGTTTACCATCCCATCCAAATGCCATACCCTACACACGATGGGTCTGTGCAGTTCTCAAAATCCAACCTGAGGACTCTAACGCTGCCGTGCAAACATCTTGGAAAGGTTGCACATATTTTAGTCTTGAAGTCTTGCTCCCCTTTAAGATATATTAATGTATGTTCTTTCAGCAACACATCCTCTAAGTCCTGTTTTCTAGGTTGAGCTTCATGCTGTTGATGGATGGACAATGACTTTTGAGCGTCTTGCCAGTGTTGTTGTCAATACAACTTAATGCTTGCCAGCTTTCTAAAGGTATTTTCTTATTTCCCCACACTTCTTTGACAGCTTTTTGGGTATTCTGGTCCTGGGTTTGTCAAATGCAGTGATGTTTCTCTGTATTAGTTGATTATGCTTTGAATACCactccttaaaaaaaaatcagctgacCTAACCTATTTCACAACAAGTGTTGTTGCTTCTTTAAGTGCTGGCACAATCCTCTATTAACCTTTTTATCCATATAGGTGGGTGTACACAGCCACGAATTGTGACTCCTGATTGTGTGTAAGACTttcacacagcagtgcacaCGTTAGCTTGGTTTTTGATTAGGACGCCGGTAGGGGgtagtgtttaaggagcagggcttgtaaccccaAAGTTTGATTCCCAcatgggccactgctgttgtacccaaGGCacctaacctgaattgcctcggtaaacatccagctgtataaatggatgatttaaaaacagcaggcagtgcTCAAGTGTCTCTGGATAAGGCTATGCTAAcctcatgtaatgtaatattatgtttAGCACTACACACATGGCTTTCCCACTGCGGCGGAGGCAGCTGATGTGCTGGCGTACCGTGGGGTGCAAGGGTGGTGTAGCCGGTTTGGGGTACGCTCCAGGGGCTCCACTCGGTACGCCCCTCGCCCCGGGCGCAGACGCGGAACAGGTAGTCGGTGTGGGGGTCCAGGTGCAGCACCAGGAAGTCCGAGTCCTTGCCGATGTAGGCATCCTCGTACTGCGAGGCTGCACTGCGGCGGTACTGCAGCCGGTAGTCCTGCACCGCGAAGTCATCATCCACCTACAGAGCGAGACCGTACCgttacacacatacgcacggACAGCACCGttacacacactcgcacgcacgcacagacagacactcacgcacgcacagacagcACCATTacacactcgtgcacacacacacagacagacactcgcacacacacagacagcaccgttacacacacacacgcacacacagacagatactcgcgcacacacagacagcaccgttgcacacacacacacacacacacacagactcacagagacagcgtccttacacatacacagagacatcacctttacactcactcacacacagacagacagtaccATTACAcaaggatacacacacacgtactgttaaacacatacagagaccacactgttacacacacaacacacacacacatacacagacaactgttacgcacacacacacacacacacacacacacacagtacagatacatacacaaagTAATTACACACctgcgcaaacacacagagacatacataTAGTATAGTTACATATACAGCGTacagttacacaaacacacatacaatcacagtgcagttgcatgcataaatgcatatatacacgGCGTCAGTGAAGTCACACATGCAAATCCAGAGCACAGTCCAGTCACACCAACGACAGCTATGCGTGACAGGCTCTGCTTTAGATTTCATCTCCCTCTAACGCTGTGGTTCACCAGGGACCAGGCTGCTGTTGTGTGGACGCCCcgagggacactgctgttacactgttaGTAAATACACATCCAGGCCCCCATTGATGCCAACCCTAGCCAGTCCTCTTTTGTCTTCCTGGTCCTTTGGATGTtgctacattttaatgtttcaataACATTCCCCCAAACCTCTCATACCAGATATCTTTGAGGaacatgtcattttaatgtttttctttttcccccctaaGTGAAGGAACTCTAACCTTGTAGTGTATTTACCTGGGCATACCCAAACTACCCAAACGACGTGTCAGGTTTAAAGCGTACGATCTAACTGGAGTCTGCCTTTTACTGCAACAGCACAAATCCATCAATCAGCCCTTTTCACGTCTTTACAAAGGCTGTCACAATGGGAGGCTCTGAAAGGCGCTCTGTCTTTCCGTTGCTCGTCACTGGGCGTGTGAAAAGCAGGGCGTGATGTGACCCTGGTGGCTCGGGCCCATTGTTAGAGGCACCGCGCATACCTGCCTCTGGGCCTTCAGCTTCTGCAGGCTCATTACTGTGCTGGCGTGCTGAACACCTGCCCTTACATTTCCCACTCTTCTGTCTCCTGCCTTAGCTGTCTTAGCGAACTGGGCCGTCTTGTTTTTCGTGTATTGTCCTGCTTTTCGAGAGGCCCTTGGAAGGCACGCTATAGGGCGGGAACATGCTCAGACTTCAGCGCCACGCCTGTGGAACGTTCCAGAACCTGTCGTGGGAATCGGGGATTGCTGGAGAACGGGGGGAGTCGAGGGGAATGCGGTCGAGGATTCTCCGAACCATTCTCAGAGGGGGACGGGAGGAGGTATAAATCAGCTCGATGATGATGATGCGGGGTGTTGTTGCAGGGGACGGGGGCTCACCTTGCACCAGCGCACCAGCACACTCCCCGGGCGCTCCACCAGCTCCTCGATCTGCACCGGGGGGTGCGAGGCCACGCTGCCGTGTCGGGACACGCGCTCCCGCACCACGTGCAGCAGGGAGTCGTCCAGCTGCGCCGACAGACAGGGCACGTCCACCAGCGCGGGCACCTCGGGGAGACTGAgagcgcgcacgcacacacacacacacacacacacacacacacacacacacacacacacacagaggaatacACGGTCACTCATCACAGCTCGTTTCAGAAGTGCCACATCACCAGCTCCGCTCCTAAACGCCAGCAGCATGCTTTGATGAATTAAAGCCAACGCTTCAATCACAAACCGCTGGGATTACACAAACCCCAGTGGACACTTTCCGCAGCTCATTAGAGATCACAGCAATCGGATCTGTCCAGCATGCAGGCTTAAATTCACAGGGCAGGCCAAACAGGCACCCCACCGGTGCTTCCTCAGCTCATACGGAATCATATGGAACTAAATCACGGTGTGTGGAAATAACTTTCAGACTTCAACAAACTGAGCAATGAACGCTTATCTCTAACCTCAAAACGGAGGGGGACTATCCCAGCACTGTGTCCATTAACCAGCACTTCTCCGCGGGGTAGTGAGGATCTGTGGAGACACCCGTGTGTTTCCTGTCCCTCAGCTACGCACATACTCTATGCGGTGCAGACACCTCGGCTTGTTATTGGACATGCTCCTGCAGGTTCCACTCTGGAATTCCAAACGTTTTGGCCGGATTCCACAGTCCCCACCAGGAAGTGGGGAGCGGGCATGCCCCAATCCCAGCATTCTTGACTCCGGCGACTTCAGCCAATCCGTGCGAGTCACACTCTGCTTACACCGCCCCTGCTGAAGTGATACCGATCGGAGCAAGATCCTATTTACAGCCTCACTACTAAAGTCTGGTCCCCAGGGGAGATGCAGTGTGACTGTGTCCAGGCCTGTATTGCTTGTCATGTGTTAGACTCGAGTCCGACTTTAACTGAGATTACGTGGCAGGTTAAAATATCCAGAATTACCTGCATGGCACTGAGGTCACTGCAGGTCCACCACAACTCTCTCTCATGGCCTCTCTCACTGTTTGAACACTTAAGGTTTGAACACTTAAGGTGAAGAACATCTACGAAAGCATCTGAAGTAAGCCGTTACGTATGATTACAGCCTGACAGGTACTcattaaatatgcaatatgaTTTCTTCTCAGGCTCAGGTCGGGCTCGTGTCAGTGTGCAGTCGGGATCTCTCTGCTGCCGACGTATGTAAGGCGGCCGAGGACAACCCCGGACGCCACGGCGCCACGCCGCTGCCTCTACGGCGTCGCAATTCCTGGCGCTTGGCTCTGACCTGTCCAGCTGAATCTGCAGCGCCTTCTTGGTGAAGCTTCCCAGCTTGTCATCCTTCTCCCCGCAGCGAATGGCAGCCTCTCCTGAAAGCGACAGAGAAACGCAGAGATGCTCACAAATTTTTCTTCAGGTGTATATATATCTACGAGCACAAGTTTTACACAGAAGCCTGGTGCTTTTCCAATGACTCCTCCGATCTCAAGAAGAATGAGAAAATTCTCTTGCTTAAATTTATATTACGTTTGTGCAACAGAGCGTTTGACTTCTCTAACGTTCCTTTAATGTGAGCTAACCAGCTTGTCCGCAACCTCATTAAcaccattttatttgtaattaatcCTGCAGAACCGGAGCTATTAAACGATTAAAAGCTGAGCTGGTAGCCTGGCAGCCAGTAGCTGCGGCAGGCAGTTATACCGCTGTGGACGGGAGTTTCGTGTGGACCGTGTTTTTACAGTGGTGTTAAAGAACGCACTGCCCACACAACCATGGAACATTGAAGAACAAGCCACAAGAATACAGGCTATATAGTTTTACTGCTCTGTCTCGAAAATAAAGGCAGTTGAAATGTACCAACAGTTTCGGCAGATTTTAATAACAGCATTGGGGAAGGTTCACAATTGGGCTACTCTATTTTAGCCTGAAAAACCCTTCACACTTAAAATAGCTAGTGAATTTCACTCTTTAAATGCTACAGCAAGCTTGTTTACTGGGTTTATAAAGAGCTAGTCCGGCATCTAGCCCCTCTCTATTTTGACACAAACCCAAAATGCAGGTTGATTCCGTTTATCTATATTCCTAATGTATTTCTATGCTGCAGATCAGATGAGATTTGTGTAACATGCTTTCTTGCAAACAATAATGTTAAGATTTAGATATGATGTGTCTGTTGCACACATGCCTTCTTTAATGAGTAAAACTGAATGAGAAAAACCTTCCCTCACACTAAAGCTAGCATGTGTGATGCTGGCATGTCCTCTCCAGCCAGCAGCAAAGTATTCTGGAAAAACTAGATAATTATATGCCAGCTCTATCATACCTGGTAGAGTGGGTTGTTCTCACCAAAAGAGCTTAAGTACTTTGATCATTTTTCCAGTCTCCGCACCGGCACAGTGAAGGAACCATGTAACTGTATTTATCGTCTCATTAGCGGCGTGACTGACATGGGAAACGCAAACCTTCTGGACTGTTAAGGTGGGGGCAAGACACCACTTGTCAAAAGGTTCAAGAGGGTGACTCAACTCACTGAAAGTAACCAGTGGAAAGGGGAACCACTGGATGCGCCCTCCTTTCCCAAAATAAACATCTGACGGCGGCTTAACACCGAAAAACATGTCTGCTCTTATGCTGGTGCGCTCGTGCTTACACTGTGCCGTTTATGATGAAAAACAGCGAAACGCTAAAAGAGTAACACCGCGTGTGCTTGCTTCGGAGGAGCGTGGGGCCCCAAACGCTCCTTTACGCCGCAGTACCGGGAGTgataaaaggggggggggggcgccgtCTCGCGCCGCTGGCTCACCCTCTCTCAGCAGCTCGTCGGCCGTGCTCACGCCCTGCTCGATCAGCTTCTGGCAGTCGTCCAGCGGCCGCACGCTGTCCTGCTCGATGGCGTCCACCTCCTGCAGCAGGACGGCCAGCCGCTCGCCGAGCAGCCGCGTCAGCGCCGTCTGCAGCTCCTGGAAGTGCCGGCGCAGCGCCTCCCGCGTCTGGCTGGAGCTGCCCCGCACCTGCGGACCCGCCCGGCGACAACCCCCGTTACTCTCACTCAACCTCTCTATCCGAATGTGCGGGTGTGACGTTACCGACCcattgtgcatttatgtgtagTATCGCCATGTATTCTGGGTTCTGTGTTATAGTGACTGATGTACGGTAGTAaacttggcttcccttgtctagccAGGTTAGCCAAGTTAGCTTGTggcagggcttaaatagtgttatgctcacactcactggtctgggagtgttgttatccTGGTCTGACAATGGtgctcattcagtttgaatggatacacttatgttctcttgtgctggaagtcactctggataagagtgtctgctaaatgactgtaatgtaatagtcCTGGCGTGTTTCAGCTGAAATTGGTTCAAGTCAACAGGGTTTTCTGCCCACGGTCAAAGGTGCAGAAAAACATGACCGCAGCCAGGAACGCATGCGCACTTGCACATCCGCACATCATATACTGCAACATGCTGCGTTACAGTTGTGCGGCTGACCAAGGAGAGTTTCTCAAGATTTGCAAATTTACTGTTTCGAAATCACACCATTCGAATCCTGTTGTACTGCACTCAGGCAACCGGGAAAAAAAGTGCTTGGGGAAGTGTATCTGACCATGGCTGGACAGAACAAACTGGCGATGTGCGTAGTGTAAATATGGCACACCGATGAGGCCTTTTTTGGTGTGAAACGGCAACACTGAAAGTAGTTCACGTTAATGGAGAACTCTGGTGACCCACAAACTGGGGTGATTTCTGCCCTCCtaaccccccaaccctcccatCCTCAGATGTCCCAGGGGGGATATCCCAAACTGTGGGGAAAAGCACACAGGGGCAAAACAGCCAATACTGGGTATTGAGGTAAAGGTTATTGAGAGCCAACGTAATGACACGACCGGATGAGGCTGACGCGGCTCCGCAATCAGCGACAGATGAAGACACGGAAAAAGAGTATTTCAGCACATCGCCGGAGCAGGGCCCTTTAGCTGAAACGTTGCCCTGCCTGTCACTGCgatgcaaatgtatttaaaacagcCGGCGATGTGCCTTGGCGCTCGCTCTTCTCTGATGTAGCGACAGTACGGTTTCGAAAGACAAGCGAAATAGAGAAGGATgctctgggggtgggggggggttagtgaCATGAGGGTGCCAAGCTCTTCCTCTGCCCTGCTACGGCAGCGCAGAAAACGCTTCCAGCACAACAGGAAGCCCTGCGGTTTCCAGCGAAAGCCCGGTTCCTCCTAAGCAGGCCTCGCTTGGTTGTAAATAgacgtctctctctgtcctcgcCAGGCCCCTCCTCCACAGTTCCGGGTAGACGGCGGAGGGAACCGCCCTCTGCCTCAACGGAGGAACGAGCAACCCCGCAAGCCAACGATAACTTCTCTACAGGACGCGGTGATCTCATCTTTAATTCATTAAGATGGGCCCTTAAAATCATGGTGGTGAAACGCACCAATCAGAAACACCTCACCCTTCACCCTTCTGCAGCCTGCAACGGAAATAATGAGGCAGTCCTGACGAGCACAATACATGTCTATATATAAACGTACAGTTGATGCCTGATAATTGCAACTTCTGCTACATCGTGCACTTTATCAGGGTATGCACTGAACAGGAGTAAGTAAGGTCAGCAGGATTAAAACAGGACCAGGTGCAttctttatttatgtaataaaaaggTGTATGCAATTATCTGACGTGCAATTACTGGGAGTTGGTTGTGGTGAAAATACCTATGAAGCCATGCGTTACATACATGGGTTTGACGCGTACTGGTAGTCAACGTGTGGTTATAAAAACACTCTTTTCACAGGGCCctactgtcagtgtgtgtttaactTTCTGACCTCCCTGTGTCTCCCGCCTTTGCAGAAGCAGAGCTGAGCTCCCTTGGTCCCGCCTTGCCCGTTTCTGCCTTTCTGGGTCACAGCAAAGCGGGCAGCAGCGTCCAACCCCGCGGGGTTCAAGACGGCCGCGTCTGGCAGCCGTCTCTCCCTCCGACAGGCAGGATGACGAGGCCCAGACAGTCTACAGCGTGAGATTAGAGAgcgagagggtgagagagagagagagagagagattgtccCCAGGACAGGAAACGGAAAAAGCCAGAGGCCAGAGCTGCGCTGCACCGGAGAGGAGAGGGCAAGTCGATAAGCACAGACACCAGAGGAACATAATGCTCCCAACACTGTCCAAGCTTAGAAATGAAAACCTTTCTTTTGCCTTCGACGACAGCCCCAGGAAATGCTATTCTTAGAGGCCTGTCGTGCAGTTTTCTCGCTCCTGATCTTCCTATCATTATCATTGTCGTCAACTCCTGATAGCTGTATGCACTTGGGACTGTTGTCACGCTATGCACTCAAACCAGAGTTTGCACTTAGCAGGAGTACAGCGAGGTCAGTAGGATTCAACATGCTATTATAGGAGGTTTACTATAAGGATGCGTTTATCTTTATCAGTACTATACTGCTAAGTGTCCAGAGAAGAAACAGCCCTGCTGGGGGCTGATCTTTagaggggcagaggaggggtGGAGACATCTCTGCAGGATGTTTAGACTAACCCCTCACTCACAGGGCCAAGGGtctggggtgtgtggggggggactTGATCTCACAGGCATGATGACCTCTGTATCCAAGGTTACAGAGAACTGATGAGTCAGTTGGTGAGTCTGGGACAGGCAACTTGTGACATGACTCACTGTGCTAACAGCagctgggtggg
It contains:
- the crlf3 gene encoding cytokine receptor-like factor 3; translation: MSIEAEALLQEAKESIEAAQNYRSELQQRLHGLSQARKQVRGSSSQTREALRRHFQELQTALTRLLGERLAVLLQEVDAIEQDSVRPLDDCQKLIEQGVSTADELLREGEAAIRCGEKDDKLGSFTKKALQIQLDSLPEVPALVDVPCLSAQLDDSLLHVVRERVSRHGSVASHPPVQIEELVERPGSVLVRWCKVDDDFAVQDYRLQYRRSAASQYEDAYIGKDSDFLVLHLDPHTDYLFRVCARGEGRTEWSPWSVPQTGYTTLAPHEWRPGSEGYILSSRRNIAMRSDSSPSRAGVLYSNAATYFCGQTLTYKIMAAGQMDKRDSLGVCVGCESGEESLQRDKAVCISTNGAVFVNGKEMTNQLPAVCAGSAVTFDMEVVSLFPVSNNNVSDGASFKLRVTIGSGNREVVFDWLLDQGVDCLFFGCSFVNPGWKVLVF